The nucleotide sequence TGATCAAGGAACTCAGAAAATGCTGGTTCTTGGGCAAGCAACCTAAGCTTTGAGTGGACCAGCAAGCCGGCAGCCTCCTCGGGAgggttgggcttcctgcttgccCAGCCCAAGCCCTGAGGAGCCGCCCAATGGAGAACAGGCTGGGAGGCCAGTGGGTAACAACAGAGAGAGCGGGACCAGCAGGGACTTGGCAGGACTGGGGGGGATGCTGCTGAgaccttttccttttattctctaaGTAgtttggtaggaaaaaaaaatacatatacatacatatatatgtgtgtgtgtgtatatatatgccaaaTCCATAtataggctatatatatatatatatatatatatatatatatatatatatatatacaccttttGGCAAGAGGAGTGTTGGAGCCAAAAATAGTACATTCTCACATGTCACTGCTTTTACTGGATCATGGCAGAGAAGAGAATGGTATCCTGTAGGTTGTCCCTGGGGTTAAAAAGAGAGTGGTATCTCCTAGGTTACTCAGATCTGGAGGGGGTGGGTGCCCTAGACAGGCACTGTCCACTAGAACTTtttgtgatgatgaaaatgttctataactGAGCCGTCTGATACcatagccaccagccacatgagGCTACTGAGTACCTAAAATGTGGCTTGGGAGGCTGAGGAATTgaatttacaattttcttttaataaatttaaatagccatatgtggctattggACAGAGTAGCTCTAGGAATATGGTCCCATTGAGAAGTAGAAATGTTGTCTCTCTCCCAGCCACCACCCAAATCTAGAAAGAGCTTTCTTTTGTTGGGAGCAGTGAATAGAGTCAGATAGTTCTGGGGCTGAATGTTGGCTTTACCATTAGGCTATGGGACCTTGTGCAAGTAACCTCTGTAAGGCATGTAGTATAGTGGTTGGCACACAGCAAGCACCTGATAAATAGCAGTTacaatcattattttaataaactccATGTTTGTTAAATGCTATGCAAGCAGCATTTTTACCAGTGGAAGTTTACTATGGGAAGAGAAGAACCGGGTTTTCCCCAAACAGAGCTCCATCCCATAAAGAGGAAGTCTCCACCTGTGTTAAATAGGCCAGCTGCAAGTTTAAGGGCGTGGCCAAATAGGTCACATCGTGGGTTTCAATGACAAGGAAAGAGAACTTTGGAGCAGATGAGACCTGGTACCCACAGCCCATCTCCAGCTGGGTGTCAGCAGAGTGTCCCAGCCCTCggtgctggagctggagctgtgCCTGCAACCCCTCATTCCTTACATTACATCATATGCTGGCTGTGCGTGggtccctctcttccctccatggCTACCAGGTGTGGCTTAGAGacctgcattcattcattcattcattcattcaacagaggTTGGCTGAGGGGTCATTAGACGCTGTGCACTTGGAATGCAGAGATGCTGAAAACACAGTGCCTCCCTTCAAAGCTCACAACGTGGTGGGAAAAGAAAGGGGCTTCCCAACTTGAAGTCAGCACAAGATGCTTTGGGAGGGGATGTGTAGTGATCGCTGTCCAATTCCAGGAGATGGGGTGACTGTGCATCTAGCATGCACCCGGTATGTGGGAGGGATATGGTGCAAGGCTCCTCTCAGCTGTCCACACCTCTACCCACAGGGGGCCACGAGCCTGCCGTTCTTTGGGACACTTCGGCTGTGAGCAACCTAGGCCTCTGTTAGGGTCCAATGTCCAGCTGTCACATTAGCCTTGTGGAGTGATGGTGGCTGCCATGCCAGCCACTGGCCCCGCCTGTGGGAAGAAGCATGGCTTCATTTGCAGAAAGCCTCCACATCTCCACTCTGTGTGTTCATCACAGCATATGGAACCGTGGGGGGAGATGTGTGAgtgtcgggggtggggtgggggtgcatgtGTACGAAACTAGAGAAATGAAGTGACTCAGCATTGGCAGAGCAGAGAATGGAGGCCTCTGGAAGTCCCTGGCCCTTGGCATTGCCTACTGAGACGGGGTGGGTTTTGGATGGTATtgcttccctcccacccctgtcccccAGCTGTGTGCCTTGCCACTTTGGCACAGCTTACTTAGAAAATGCTGCTAAAAATATGGGTGACATCCTCAGGTACATTGTTGGTTTTGCTTCTGAAAAACCTGGTCATTGACTAAGTGTCCCCATTTCTCCTGTAGCCCACAAAAGGGATGAACACTGGTGGCTCTGGCAGGTGGCAACTTCTGCAACAGGAGCTGGAGAGGTGGGAGGTGTGGCTGTTCTGTGAGCAATGCTCCAGCACCTAGGCAGGGTGTGGGTGTAGGTCATCAGGAGTTAGGGGATCCTTCTGTCAATGCCATGGGAACCTCTGTCCTGGTGGATCCATTTCTTTTGGCTTCCCAGAATTCCCTCCCTGGCACCTCAATTTTAAATACCAATCTCCTTGGGATGTCTAACTCAGGAAGTCCCACTTAGCTCAGTGAGTTGACACAGGAGCAGcaaggatggggtggggtggggtgggtgggggtggggtgggggtggggtggggcaggcccCGGAGAGGCCAGACGCAGATCTGCTGGGATAGACTGGTCTGTAGAGTGAGATGTGAAAGCAGGCAGGCCTGATCTTCAGGTCTGGTGTTGAGAATAGGGACTGAATTTATTTTCAGGGGGACCCCACCTGGAATTCTACAGTTCCCAGGCCAGGCACACAGAACACctgtggaggggtgggaggggaggcgCCTCATGGGGCTGGGAGGCCTGTGTCTCCCAGAGCCCCCTCCTCAGGGGCATGCCACCCCAGCAGCCACATCCACCATCTGTTGTAAGGAGCTCCTCCTGGTCTGCCACCTGGCAGCTAGCAGGCGCCACAGAGGAAAAGGCTACTTCATATTCCTCTAGCACTTTCccttctggcctcagtttctgtatctaTGAAGTGTAAAATCAGAGGCATTTTTTTACTCTGGACAAGATTATTTCCTGTCATGATCATCACaccctttttctgtgtgtgtgtgggggggtcggCGGTGTCTAGGTACCAGAGGGGTGCCAGGGAGAGTGAGCCAGGTGGTGGGCCTGCCCTTCCCATCTGGGCTGGGCCACTTAGAGCTGCCAGTTTCTGGGGAAGCCGCTCTGtttcgattttattttattttcccatctataaaataggataaTGACACCTATACAACTTAGACGGCACACGGTTATTGGGAGGCTCTCACGAGATAATATGTGGGAAAAAGCTTTGTAAAAAGCCAAGTAATGTGTAGGTaaagggtattattattattattgaaggaCGTTTGAAAGCTGGAATTCAGTGCAGCCGTGTCCGCAGGGGTGTTAGAGGTGTTATCTTTTATGGCGTATCTTGGGCTTGATCGGCATGGGTCCGGTTTTGAGGAGGCGGGGATGGTAGAAGTGTCCTTTCTTCGTGTCCCCAGCAGTCCTGGTGGCATAAAGCCGGccagagggtgggggggaggcccGGTTAGTTGGGGCAACCCGGATTCTGCCCCTCGGACGGTGGTCTCCCACGCATGACAGCGGCTCAGAGAGGCTTCGCGGCAGGAGCCCCTGcccgcaccccctgccctctgTCGCAGGGAAAGGCTTCTGCGGCCAGCGCCCCCGCACCCTGCTTCCCGGGCTCTGGGGGCAGCCCGTGGGCCTGGCCAGGGTGGCGTGGCTTTAGggtgaggaggtgagggagaggctCGAACCGCTGGCTTGGGCCCTCGGAGGATCCCGAAATGGGAATGGCTGGGGCCGGGGGTCTTGGGGGTCCCGCCCGGCGGGGCGTTCGGCGCGCGACCCGGTTCCGTCTCCTGCCTGCGCTCGCAGCCCTCCTTTTTCCGCCAGCCAGGTCGTCGGCGAGTTAGACCTCCCAGCCTCACGGGGCTGCTGTGCGGCTGCGGCGACGCCGGCGACTGCAGCGCTGCGGAGGAGACGGCGGGCTCGGGAGGCGGCGCCACGTGGGTCccgggcggccggggccggggcccggcGGGAGATTACCGTATTTACCGAGGCCGGTGCCGGACCCTTGGGGGCGGGTCACTGCGGGCGCTACCGTATTTGCCGGGAGCCGCGCAAGCCCTTTCCGGAGGCGGGGAGCGCCGCGACTTAATTACGTATTTATCCTGGGTTGCGTGGTGCGCCCGGGGGTGCTGCGGGCGCTGGGGGTGGGTTGCATCCACGCCCCGAGGGGGCCGGGGCTCGCCGCGGGGTGAGGTGGGTTGCGGCAGCCGGGTGGGAGGCCTACGTATTTTCGTGGGGGTTGAGGTGGCGACGCAGAGTTTACCATATTTCTCCGGGGTCGCTCCGGCAGCGGGAGTTGACACGGTTGTGCGCGGAGGTCGGGTGGGTGGGGTCAGCTGTTTTGATGAATGCAGCTATTTGGTGAGAACAGCGGTGCGGGAGGCGGGCCGTCTTGATGGGGGCGAGGGGGAAGGGGCGCGGGAGTCGCTGCAGGAGAGTTACCGTATTTGCGCTGGGCAGCGCAGACTCTAGAGGAGAGAGCCACTGCTGGAGACCGGAGGAGCAAGGGCGCAGCCTGGGCTGTGAGTGCGCGAGGGGGTGCAGAAACTTGGGGGAGGCAAAGGGGCCGTCGCTTTAGACCTTCCCCGTAGTCGGAGGCCTTAGTCAGGGAGGTAGCTGGGGAGAGCCAGGAGGCCGCCCGGAGACAAGGCCAGGCTGAGATTGGCCAAGGGGACGGTGATGGTCTGCCTCTGCAAATGTCAATGCCGCCGGCTGGGGAAAGCTTTGTGGGTGGGGTCTATTGCCTGGAGGACGGTCccctgctggggggtgggaggcggTGTGGGTTCCACCCTGGCCCGAGGGTAGGGGGAGACAAAGGGGATGTCTCTGAGATCCCACTCTGCAGATTGATCGACTGAGGTTGTGGTAAGCAGTGATTTCTGAAAGTGTGGAGAAGGCCTGCTTGGAGGTCTAGGTCCCTGATGGGGGTGGAGGACTGCAGGGGAGTGCCAGCTCAGCCAGCTCCGGAGCAGGCCCCCGTGCTCTGCAGGAGCAGGGGCCCTAGGTCTTCTGGGGGGCATGGAGGTAACGGCAGCAGACTCTGCCCTGCAGGAGCCATGGTGCTTTGGGTGTCTATGCCTCTGCGGTGGTcttgtgtctgtgtgcatgtgcattttgAGGGGCATTTAGTTGGTGAGCAGCTGCTACATTGAGAACAGCTTTTGACAGTGAGTCAGGAAACTTAGGGCCCAGTCCTGGCTCaccttgtgtgaccttgggcaagtaagcTGACCTCAGTTACCCCATCTATACTGGAGGGCTCAGTAAGAACTGCTGCTGCTTCcccagggttgctgtgaggacaATGGGAAACAATTTATATGAGGAACACCGTGCCCTGGGGAAGAGGATACTCAGCAGAACCAGCATGAATGGGATGGAGCTGAACTTGGGTGTTTGTTGAGGATCTGGCCAGGCTTTGGTATGTTGGGGATGCCAAGAGGAATCTAGCTGAGACCAGCCCCTGGGAGCTCACACTCCGTTTCAGTGATTTGCAACCATTTACTGGCAAGCCTCATTCTGATAAACAAAGAGCTGCTGCTTTTAATGTTTAATTGAGATTACTTTCAAGTttacagggtttttgttttgtttcttttcagcttttcaaaaatgtctttgaacCACCGGTGACCCCATCCTTCCCTCTAAATTGAGGATACGCCCTCCCCCCCCCTTGAGATTCTGGTGGGAGAGTTAAGACCTATCCAGGCACAGGCTGACTCCCAATACTAGAAACCTCTTTTAGTTGCCCAACAGGATATAGTGATTGCTTTGGCAGGTGCGGTGCTTGGTGTTGGGGCTAAAGGAAGGAGACCACTCTGTCCTTAAGGCATGCCTGGAGGCCCTGGGCACGACCCAGGTGGCATGCATTCAGTGTGATGACTGAGGGCGTGGGGTTGGGCCCCAAGGCTCAGGACGGCTGgaggagtcagggaaggcttttgGGAGGAGGTGGCACTTGAGAAGGCTGTGATCAAGTGGTAGAAGAGAAGGGCACTCCGGCAGGGAAGCACTGGCTTGTACAAGACTGAGGGGCAGATGAGGAAGTTGCGGGAAGTCCATGCAATGTCCTCCCTGAGGTTGGGGGCCGGTTGATCCTCGGACCCCCCGACCCTCCCCTgactcctctctctgcttctgcttccccAGGGGCTGGTGACTGCGGCTGGAAGCGCCCATGACAGAGCTGGCGTCCTCGGGGGGCGGGTCCCCTGCGGGGGAcggggaggagggcctgggggacGAGCGAGGCCTGGTCATCCACCACCCCGCGGAGGAGCAGCCTCACCGCTGCCCACTGTGCGGCCAGACCTTCTCGCAGCAGCCCAGCCTGGTGCGGCACCAGAAGGCGCACGCCGGGGTGGGCCGCGCGGCCTCCTTCGTGTGCCCCGAGTGCGGCAAGGCCTTCAGCGTCAAGCACAACCTCGAGGTGCACCAGCGCACGCACACCGGCGAGCGGCCCTTCCCCTGCCCGGAGTGCGGCCGCTGCTTCAGCCTCAAGCAGAACCTGCTCACGCACCAGCGCATCCACAGCGGCGAGAAGCCGCACCAGTGCGCACAGTGCGGCCGCTGCTTCCGCGAGCCGCGCTTCCTGCTCAACCACCAGCGCACCCACGCGCGCATGCCCGCGCCGCACCCGCGCCGCCCCGGAGTGTTCGGGGAGCGGCGGCCCTACTTCTGTGCGCGCTGCGGCAAGAGCTTCGCGCGCGAGGGCTCGCTCAAGACCCACCAGCGCAGCCATGGCCACGGCCCCGACGGCCAGGCGGCCCATTTAGGCCGCGTGCTATGATGCGCGCCAGGCCTGCCGCCGCAGCCTGTGTCCTGCCCCAGGGCCGCGCCCGGGACTCCTGGAGCCGGCGTGGGGCTGCGGCCCGTGTTCTGGATGCGATCCCCGGAGACCAGGAGGGTGGGCTTGGGGTCTTGAAAGAGTGG is from Canis lupus dingo isolate Sandy chromosome 16, ASM325472v2, whole genome shotgun sequence and encodes:
- the LOC112664020 gene encoding zinc finger protein LOC728743 homolog: MTELASSGGGSPAGDGEEGLGDERGLVIHHPAEEQPHRCPLCGQTFSQQPSLVRHQKAHAGVGRAASFVCPECGKAFSVKHNLEVHQRTHTGERPFPCPECGRCFSLKQNLLTHQRIHSGEKPHQCAQCGRCFREPRFLLNHQRTHARMPAPHPRRPGVFGERRPYFCARCGKSFAREGSLKTHQRSHGHGPDGQAAHLGRVL